In Chryseobacterium salivictor, the DNA window AAAACTGAAGGAAAGAAAAAACACCGGCGTCGGAATGCTGGTAGATCTGGAATATGTAAATGGTGATGAATTAAATTTTGATGATATGAATGCATTATTCAGTAATGGAGAAAATATAGAAATTAAAGGTTTAAAACAGGGTTTGAATTATGTAATTGATGTTACTGACGGCAAAATTTTATATATCGAATTTTCAACATACGGTGAAAATTGGAATGGAGAATTTGGGGAATATAAAATTATTAAAGATTAGCTTTTTGTTTTAAAAGAGGTTTCTCCTGCGTTCATTTTTTGATGATGATAAAAATATCAGATTTACCTTTTTCTTCTGTAATAAATTTTCACTCCCACATTTTTTCCTCACCGCCGAATTATTTAAATTTACCACATGAGTAATTTTTTAGATTTTGGCGTGGCCAAAAAGATGAAAGAAATGAGTGAAAAACAAAATAAAGTCACCCAATTATTTGAAATAAAATATCCTATCATTCAGGGTGGAATGATTTGGCATTCCGGTTGGCGTCTGGCTTCTGCGGTATCGAATTCGGGCGGTTTGGGCTTAATCGGAGCCGGGAGTATGTATCCCGATATTCTGCGTGAAAACATCCGCAAATGCAAAGCCGCGACCAGCAAACCTTTTGGGGTAAACGTTCCGATGCTCTATCCGAATTTAGAAGAAATCATCCAGATTGTTTTGGAAGAAGGCGTGAAGACTATTTTCACCTCGGCCGGAAATCCCAAAATCTATACCGAATCATTAAAGAAAGAAGGTTTAAAAGTCGCTCACGTGGTTTCCTCGACCAAGTTTGCCATGAAATGCGAAGATGCGGGCGTTGATGCCATTGTCGCAGAAGGTTTCGAGGCCGGCGGACATAACGGTCGAGATGAAACGACCACTTTCTGTTTAATTCCAAACGTGAAACAGCATATTTCAAAACCTTTAATCGCCGCGGGTGGAATCGCGTTAGGTTCTCAAATGAAAGCGGCCATGATTCTGGGTGCAGACGGCGTGCAGATTGGTTCGCGGTTCGCGGCGACCGAAGAAGCGAGTTCGCATGAAAACTTTAAAAATAAAGTCATCTCTTTAAATGAAGGCGATACGTATTTGACTTTAAAAGAATTGGCGCCCGTTCGTTTGGTGAAAAATAAATTTTTCCACGATTTGGAAAAACTTTACGATCAAGGCAGAGATGCCGAGGTTTTAAGAGAAACCCTCGGAAGAGCCAGAGCTAAGCGTGGAATGTTCGAAGGTGATTTAGAAGAAGGCGAATTAGAAATCGGTCAGGTCTCGGCGTTAATTCATGAAATTTTGCCTGTTAAAAAAGTCTTTGAAAATTTATTGAAAGAATATCGGGAAGTAAATTCCTTTGATTTATAAATAAAAAAATTCCGTCCCGCATTTACGTGACGGAATTTTTTTTACTCCTAATTTTTTACAACTGCTTTTGCCTGTTGGTTTTTCAATTGTCTTTCGTCATATTTTTTTACAATAAAAGCGATGATCATCGGTGAAACCCAAATCAGGATTTTTCTTAAAAGTACAGGATTCATAATAGTATTTTTTTATGTTAACCTTATTTGCAATTTGTTTGCCAAATATGATTCAAATCAGATTTTTGGCATTGATTCATTGGCTATATTTGTTCTATAGAATCACAAAATGGGAACCGCTCAATTAAATTTTCTAAAATTATCCGAACTGTTTTTGGATTTGTTCTCATTGCTCCTGTTTAAAAAATTCCTGCGCAAACCGACTTAACTTTTTTTGTTTTTTCAATTCGTCAATTGGGTTTTTTATTAAATCCGATCAATATTCAAGTACAATTATAAAAACAAAATTATGTTACCGAAAAGAGACAGCTGGGCAGAACCCTATAAAATTAAAATGGTGGAATTGCTGAAAATGACCACACCATCTCAACGAAAAGAAGCTTTAAAACAAGCCGGATTCAATACTTTTTTACTCAAATCAGAAGACGTTTATATTGATCTGCTCACCGACAGCGGAACCAATGCGATGAGCGACCGGCAGTGGAGCGGAATGATGCTTGGTGATGAAGCCTACGCCGGAAGTAAAAACTATTACCATCTGGAAGAAGCGGTGAAAGAAGTTTATGGATATCAATATTTGGTTCCCACACATCAAGGCCGGGGAGCAGAAAATATTCTTTCGCAAATCATGATTAAACCCGGCGATATTGTTCCCGGAAATATGTATTTCACCACGACAAGGCTGCACCAGGAATTGGCAGGCGGCGTTTTTCATGACGTGATTATCGATGAAGCCCACGATTCAGCATCTGATTTTCCCTTTAAAGGAAATGTAGATTTAAATAAAGTGGAAAAATTAGTTCAGGAATATGGCGCTGAGAAAATCGCTTATATCTGCGTTGCCGTGACCGTGAATTTAGCCGGCGGACAACCGGTGAGTATGGAAAATCTGAAAGGCGTTCGGAATTATACTCAGGAAAGAGGAATTAAAGTGATGCTCGATATGACCAGAATTGCCGAGAATGCCTATTTTATCCAACAAAAAGAAGAAGGATATCGTTTGAAAACCATCGCTGAAATTGTAAAGGAAATCTGCAGTTATACCGATGGTGCGACCTTTAGCGGGAAAAAAGATGCATTGGTGAATATCGGTGGATTCTTAGCTTTAAATGACTATGATATTTTTGAAGAAGCCCGAAATCTGGTCGTTGTTTATGAAGGATTGCATACCTACGGCGGTTTGGCAGGACGCGATATGGAAGCCATGTCCATCGGGATTTATGAAAGCGTGCAGGAAGAACACATGAAAGCCAGAATCGGTCAGGTTTTCTATTTGGGTGATAAAATGAAGGAATTCGGAGTTCCCATCGTTACACCCATTGGCGGTCACGGAATTTTCGTTGATGCAAAACAGTTTTTACCGCACGTTTCCCAGGATGATTTTCCCGCTCAGGCTTTGGCTGCTGAAATTTATCTGGATGCCGGCATCAGAACTATGGAACGCGGAATAGTTTCCGCCGGAAGAAATTCCAAGGGAGAAAATTATCATCCAAAACTGGAATTGGTTCGTTTCACCATTCCGAGAAGAGTTTACACGCAAGCTCACATGGATGTAATCGCAGAATCCACCGCCAGAGTTTATGAACGCAGAAACCAGATCAAAGGTTTGAAAATGATTTACGAACCGAAATACCTGAGGTTTTTCCAGGCGAGATTTGAACAGCTTTAAACAAACGAAACCACCTCGAAATGAGGTGGTTTCTGTTTTAATAATTATTTTTTCGATTCATAAAAAGTGGAAAGAAACCTGAAGTTTGAATTATTTAATAAATCAGTTTTTATTAAATACTTAAAACCTGTTTAAATTTGTGTAAAAACCACCAAAGGCACCAAAGGGATATTTCTTTTAGAGTATTTTCTTTTTAGATTTTATTTTGCTCATTTTGCGGTTTAACTATTTTTATCATTTTTAAACAGGCTTAAAGTTTAAATCTGTTCACACATCAGATAATCAGGACTTAAAACTTCTTCTTCAAAGCTTCCCCTTCAAACGAAATTCCTTCCCAACCGAACTCCATAAAGTTTCTGATATTCTGATGATCGGTTCCTTCAGGATTTTCCAAAACATCATTTCTATAGAAATCTCCAAATAATGATAAGGTTTCTTCTTTTGATAGATCATTCAATTTTGCAAAACTGAAAACTTTGCAGGAACCGTTGTTTTGATTGCCTTCATTGATCGTATTTCCATTCTTGAATTGCGTTGGTGTAAAGTTGTAATGCTCATCAATGTAAGCGATGACTTCTTTAAAACCGATTGTTTCCGGCGTGTTTTTTATATGTTCTAACAGCATTTTTAAATTTTTTCAAAAATAAGAACATAATAGTATCTGCGCAAAAAAATTGGTATAGGAGTTCATCATCAAAAAAATGCTGACTCCGGTAAATCTCCGTAACACACTTAATGAATTAATCTTTGTTGTACCTTGATTTGAAACTTTAAAAAAAAAAAACCACCTCATTTCGAGGTGGTTCCTATTATTTTATCCGTTATTTTCAGGATTATGTCCGCCGTTATTTTCCGGTCGGTCATCTCTTCGTTGAGGTCTGTCACCTTGTGATCGGTCTTCTCTCGGTCTG includes these proteins:
- a CDS encoding HopJ type III effector protein, producing MLLEHIKNTPETIGFKEVIAYIDEHYNFTPTQFKNGNTINEGNQNNGSCKVFSFAKLNDLSKEETLSLFGDFYRNDVLENPEGTDHQNIRNFMEFGWEGISFEGEALKKKF
- a CDS encoding tyrosine phenol-lyase — encoded protein: MLPKRDSWAEPYKIKMVELLKMTTPSQRKEALKQAGFNTFLLKSEDVYIDLLTDSGTNAMSDRQWSGMMLGDEAYAGSKNYYHLEEAVKEVYGYQYLVPTHQGRGAENILSQIMIKPGDIVPGNMYFTTTRLHQELAGGVFHDVIIDEAHDSASDFPFKGNVDLNKVEKLVQEYGAEKIAYICVAVTVNLAGGQPVSMENLKGVRNYTQERGIKVMLDMTRIAENAYFIQQKEEGYRLKTIAEIVKEICSYTDGATFSGKKDALVNIGGFLALNDYDIFEEARNLVVVYEGLHTYGGLAGRDMEAMSIGIYESVQEEHMKARIGQVFYLGDKMKEFGVPIVTPIGGHGIFVDAKQFLPHVSQDDFPAQALAAEIYLDAGIRTMERGIVSAGRNSKGENYHPKLELVRFTIPRRVYTQAHMDVIAESTARVYERRNQIKGLKMIYEPKYLRFFQARFEQL
- a CDS encoding NAD(P)H-dependent flavin oxidoreductase, with amino-acid sequence MSEKQNKVTQLFEIKYPIIQGGMIWHSGWRLASAVSNSGGLGLIGAGSMYPDILRENIRKCKAATSKPFGVNVPMLYPNLEEIIQIVLEEGVKTIFTSAGNPKIYTESLKKEGLKVAHVVSSTKFAMKCEDAGVDAIVAEGFEAGGHNGRDETTTFCLIPNVKQHISKPLIAAGGIALGSQMKAAMILGADGVQIGSRFAATEEASSHENFKNKVISLNEGDTYLTLKELAPVRLVKNKFFHDLEKLYDQGRDAEVLRETLGRARAKRGMFEGDLEEGELEIGQVSALIHEILPVKKVFENLLKEYREVNSFDL